In Brevibacillus brevis, a genomic segment contains:
- a CDS encoding vWA domain-containing protein, whose protein sequence is MTQRKLSLLMVMCSLIGGAIGFVAGEVILSRLSDALPQWLLMGLYFGQYALFVGGMCLLAEMISPRLNGQGWKQRYLGASWKMLVPSTFVMVGVAAMLLQLLYGSSFQKGSSTDNIVLLLDTSDSMRQTDPNNQLFKAAADVVRKMDSDMQIAVITFNDRTDVLQPLVQLSDQSVKDTVIAKLENHAGPSGGTQIEEALQAGLEQLRAAGQLGQGSTVVLMSDGYSHVDLQTALEPYKQSQLHIHTVGMSEVDANGTYLLQRISEETGGKYFNVDHAEELSGIFGQIYDLSRQDRNLVSERTGAAADSALYASLRVIGMTVIGGLLGLALGLIFDNRHLAKSFTIGGAVAGVLAGLLLETALSSGWFDTVIRLLACALMAVVMTLFTAFVPAAAGGGQSFHSRLRGKRDPARLTESGHRAGKRFDL, encoded by the coding sequence ATGACGCAGCGAAAGCTCAGCCTGCTCATGGTGATGTGCAGCTTGATCGGCGGGGCGATCGGATTCGTGGCGGGAGAAGTGATCCTGTCCCGTCTCTCCGACGCACTGCCGCAATGGCTGCTGATGGGTCTGTACTTCGGACAGTACGCGTTGTTCGTCGGGGGGATGTGTCTCTTGGCGGAGATGATTTCCCCGCGGCTGAACGGGCAGGGCTGGAAGCAGCGCTATCTGGGAGCTTCATGGAAGATGCTGGTGCCCAGCACCTTCGTGATGGTCGGGGTGGCAGCCATGCTGCTGCAGCTGCTTTACGGATCTTCGTTTCAAAAGGGAAGCAGTACGGACAACATCGTCCTGCTTCTGGACACGTCCGACAGCATGAGACAGACCGACCCGAACAATCAGTTGTTCAAGGCGGCAGCCGATGTGGTGCGCAAGATGGACAGCGACATGCAGATTGCAGTTATTACCTTTAATGATCGTACCGATGTACTGCAGCCGCTCGTCCAGCTCAGCGACCAGAGTGTCAAGGACACGGTAATCGCCAAGCTGGAGAATCACGCCGGTCCAAGCGGCGGCACGCAGATTGAAGAGGCGCTGCAAGCGGGACTGGAGCAGCTGCGGGCCGCCGGGCAGCTCGGGCAGGGCAGCACCGTAGTCCTGATGTCGGACGGATACAGCCATGTCGATCTGCAGACGGCGCTGGAGCCGTACAAGCAGTCGCAGCTGCATATCCATACGGTAGGAATGAGCGAGGTGGACGCCAACGGGACGTACCTGCTGCAGCGGATCTCCGAGGAGACGGGCGGCAAGTACTTTAATGTCGACCATGCCGAGGAACTGTCCGGCATTTTCGGTCAAATTTACGACCTGAGCCGTCAGGACCGCAATCTGGTCTCGGAGCGGACAGGTGCGGCAGCGGACAGCGCTTTGTACGCCAGCCTGAGGGTCATCGGCATGACGGTGATCGGGGGGCTGCTCGGACTTGCGCTGGGCCTGATCTTTGACAACCGCCACCTCGCCAAAAGCTTTACCATCGGAGGCGCCGTCGCAGGGGTCCTTGCTGGACTGCTGCTGGAAACAGCGCTGTCCTCCGGCTGGTTCGATACAGTCATCCGCCTGCTCGCCTGCGCTCTGATGGCGGTCGTGATGACGCTGTTCACCGCGTTTGTTCCTGCTGCGGCCGGCGGCGGACAGTCTTTCCATAGTAGGCTGCGGGGCAAACGTGATCCCGCCCGGCTGACGGAGTCCGGGCATCGGGCAGGAAAGCGATTCGATCTGTAA
- a CDS encoding TRAFAC clade GTPase domain-containing protein: MLTFLKSMFEKKQPAKERLPFYDIVCPYCFAKYSPDQVVFRAAHHRQDDEDYALQEDEILNHYRDKFGLDAIDELEAVIDPEAIPEEHHLYVDNVLVGVTDRYGIVTKRRLCPKCHNELPITAGKAPSNIISIVGASQVGKSVYMTSLIHTLQNTTANHFHAACMPLNAQISRKFRENYEAPLFERGQLLDSTQKEKRQEPFIFQFIFKDSEKAPLILVFFDVAGEGMVDREYLELYAAHVKNSSGILFLVDPLQIRTIRDRVMLRAGDEPGEFAARYDEPREVVITLFENFIGYQEQSKTSIPTAVVLTKSDMLHHIKEDDGEYIKPNSNVFRNFVHQEYLNTAEFENINGEISRFIEKVDRPFKDALEVYFTNTAYFAVSALGSNPVNQRVSGVVTPIRVDEPFIWLMHQLDYIEGRER; this comes from the coding sequence ATGCTGACCTTTTTGAAAAGCATGTTTGAAAAGAAACAGCCAGCCAAGGAACGGCTTCCTTTTTACGATATCGTGTGTCCGTACTGCTTTGCCAAATATTCGCCTGACCAGGTCGTCTTTCGCGCTGCCCATCACCGTCAGGACGATGAGGACTACGCGCTTCAGGAAGACGAGATCCTCAACCATTATCGGGACAAGTTCGGGCTGGATGCCATCGACGAGCTGGAAGCCGTCATCGACCCGGAAGCGATCCCAGAGGAGCATCATCTGTATGTGGACAACGTCCTGGTCGGCGTGACCGATCGATACGGCATCGTGACCAAGCGCAGGCTTTGTCCGAAGTGTCACAACGAGCTGCCGATCACGGCGGGAAAAGCGCCGAGCAACATCATCTCGATCGTCGGAGCCTCGCAGGTCGGCAAATCGGTCTACATGACATCGCTCATCCATACGCTGCAAAACACGACGGCCAACCATTTCCATGCGGCGTGCATGCCGCTCAACGCCCAAATCAGCCGGAAATTCCGCGAAAACTACGAGGCTCCGCTGTTTGAGCGCGGCCAGCTGCTGGACTCGACCCAAAAGGAAAAGCGCCAGGAGCCGTTCATCTTTCAGTTCATCTTCAAAGACAGTGAAAAAGCGCCGCTCATCCTCGTCTTTTTCGATGTGGCCGGCGAGGGAATGGTCGACCGCGAGTATTTGGAGCTGTATGCGGCCCACGTGAAAAACTCGTCCGGCATCCTGTTCCTCGTCGACCCCTTGCAAATCAGGACGATCCGCGACAGGGTCATGCTGCGCGCCGGGGACGAGCCGGGAGAATTCGCTGCACGGTACGACGAGCCGCGCGAGGTCGTCATCACGCTGTTTGAGAACTTCATCGGCTACCAGGAGCAGAGCAAGACGAGCATTCCGACTGCCGTCGTCCTGACCAAGAGCGACATGCTGCACCACATCAAGGAAGACGATGGCGAGTACATCAAGCCCAACAGCAACGTGTTCCGCAATTTCGTCCACCAGGAATACCTGAATACGGCGGAATTCGAGAATATCAACGGGGAGATCAGCCGCTTCATCGAGAAGGTGGATCGGCCGTTCAAGGATGCCTTGGAAGTCTATTTCACCAATACGGCCTATTTCGCTGTATCCGCGCTGGGCAGCAACCCGGTCAACCAGCGTGTGAGCGGAGTCGTGACCCCGATCCGGGTCGATGAGCCGTTCATCTGGCTGATGCATCAGCTGGACTACATCGAGGGGAGGGAGCGGTAG
- a CDS encoding tubulin-like doman-containing protein, whose product MKAVVREHIQQLDVSLGGGIVSDKIRVDTIDNPMLVIGIGGTGIDALLRLKYQVNRRFKLPVDHLSKKRKEKPDNIEFIAFETNEHDRNKKYKGIGLDPVTEFVLLSNPEIGGVLQNRSILEPYITDWLSPELTITDGISGASGVRQAGRLLLFTKITQVVQTIEKKIKMLCEGTNKKLTVFLLSGISGGTGSGCFLDIAYIVRGILERDFGSAGVDKVNTLGYLFTPDVNLSNKSLSSHTRDYIMKNGYAALKELDYWMNADERGERFRQQYGNVLTVQSPMPPFNLCHLISATNLEGKALENAYDYCMNVTAENITNFMASEEKRSGEEFAIHDYISNIRTNINQMPKAYAANYQYNVIGASSAVLPIEEMTTYLAYRLFKKMEKMFTVAPTQEDAEKFARKLGIDIDSISRKFEERVPEPLPGYENSERMSYSNVISQQVVSIDHELEQGYLAKAREQYIKAKKQLPGELIAVFGDMIKRVFLHPQQGPFYASRLIHSDKGFCLLKMILSYVESLKANLESFPREIEGARETANEKLGDARSAFISKEKKKNIYIDAKINEYQLLADQEKLEHMIEFYEELHRLLNAENNRIYSVFTEVLNTLNQIFEKNGDILINGGEETDRTGNKTYYWNIVGVPDIAKVIGNILEQKDADDLIRDFTSELLERSDQWVKEQELDIVSSISDFLSEKFGELITKSMEEFLVIKYGQDETLDRIVERKIASKLDDEAIPVFHLSNNLGNMHFPSWGFVSVPLKAPAILKGIKNYQDTAISGSRFTVKESEVKNRIFWLNTKNGIPLFVYTPLKVYEESYERTILDREGIGRHLVQTEKNNWAYLPSPIPEKSWGDTYQNSRIKAYNAGVRRLFDRAMGYGSIREKGSDSKTSSRYECIITKPFDLASYLDERGLAKDSSKLNPGEIKRLLAELKGFMENGLEREYTRDIFGSINEEMAKENLIRYPELIRLMEEEVRKYEEIERKIAELEQLVSAMQGEEELVTRFIEALYTGTICKKGALYVYDKDEEEEAWEPFINLMKVTKHVEFALFEQFRALDNKRMAVLNRKAARRSDAMTSAEDTSALVQSLDEIAAAFQGAKNDLEYDRDEFVNGEEMYRFYKKVWAKVNDMRKTLQ is encoded by the coding sequence ATGAAAGCAGTTGTGAGAGAACACATTCAGCAATTGGACGTATCGCTCGGCGGAGGAATCGTCAGCGACAAGATCCGGGTAGACACGATCGACAACCCGATGCTCGTAATCGGGATCGGCGGCACGGGCATCGATGCCTTGCTGCGATTGAAATATCAAGTCAACCGCCGCTTCAAGCTGCCGGTAGACCACCTGTCCAAAAAGCGCAAGGAAAAACCGGACAACATCGAGTTCATCGCATTCGAGACCAACGAGCACGACCGCAACAAAAAGTACAAAGGCATCGGCCTTGACCCCGTGACGGAATTCGTCCTGCTGTCCAATCCCGAGATCGGAGGCGTCCTGCAAAACCGCAGCATCCTCGAGCCATACATCACGGATTGGCTTTCTCCGGAGCTGACGATCACGGATGGCATCAGCGGGGCATCTGGCGTGAGACAGGCAGGCCGCTTGCTCCTGTTTACGAAAATTACGCAGGTCGTACAGACGATCGAAAAAAAGATCAAGATGCTGTGCGAAGGCACCAACAAAAAGCTGACCGTCTTTCTGCTGAGCGGGATCTCCGGCGGGACGGGGAGCGGCTGCTTCCTGGACATCGCCTACATCGTGCGGGGAATTTTGGAGCGCGATTTCGGCAGCGCCGGAGTGGACAAGGTCAACACGCTCGGCTATTTGTTTACCCCTGACGTGAATCTGTCCAACAAGAGCCTCAGCTCCCATACCCGCGACTACATCATGAAAAACGGCTACGCGGCGCTGAAGGAGCTCGATTACTGGATGAACGCGGACGAGCGGGGCGAGCGATTCCGCCAGCAGTACGGCAACGTCCTGACCGTGCAGTCGCCGATGCCGCCGTTCAACCTGTGCCATCTGATCTCCGCCACCAACCTGGAAGGGAAAGCGCTGGAAAACGCCTACGACTACTGCATGAACGTGACGGCGGAGAACATCACCAACTTCATGGCGAGCGAGGAAAAGCGCTCGGGCGAGGAGTTCGCCATCCATGACTACATCAGCAACATCCGCACGAACATCAACCAGATGCCGAAAGCGTACGCAGCCAACTATCAGTACAACGTCATCGGCGCTTCTTCCGCGGTGCTGCCGATCGAAGAAATGACGACGTACCTGGCCTACCGCCTGTTCAAGAAGATGGAAAAGATGTTCACGGTGGCTCCAACCCAAGAGGATGCGGAAAAGTTCGCCCGCAAGCTCGGCATCGACATCGACTCGATTTCCCGCAAGTTCGAGGAGCGCGTGCCGGAGCCTCTTCCCGGCTATGAAAACAGCGAGCGGATGAGCTACAGCAACGTCATCAGCCAGCAGGTCGTGAGCATCGACCACGAACTGGAGCAAGGCTACCTGGCCAAGGCCAGGGAGCAGTACATCAAGGCGAAAAAGCAGCTTCCCGGCGAGCTGATCGCCGTATTCGGCGACATGATCAAGCGGGTGTTCCTGCATCCGCAGCAGGGTCCGTTTTATGCTTCCCGTCTGATTCATTCGGACAAGGGCTTCTGCCTGCTGAAAATGATCCTGTCGTACGTGGAGAGCCTGAAGGCCAATCTGGAGAGCTTCCCGAGGGAAATCGAGGGCGCGAGAGAGACGGCCAACGAAAAGCTGGGGGATGCCCGCAGCGCCTTCATTTCCAAGGAGAAAAAGAAAAACATCTACATCGATGCCAAAATCAACGAATACCAGCTGCTGGCCGATCAGGAGAAGCTGGAGCATATGATCGAGTTCTACGAGGAGCTGCACCGTCTCCTGAACGCGGAAAACAACCGGATCTACAGCGTCTTTACGGAAGTGCTGAACACGCTCAACCAGATCTTTGAAAAGAACGGCGACATTCTGATCAATGGCGGCGAGGAAACGGACCGCACCGGCAACAAGACGTACTATTGGAATATCGTGGGCGTGCCGGACATCGCCAAAGTCATCGGGAACATTCTGGAGCAAAAGGATGCCGACGACCTGATCCGCGACTTTACGAGCGAGCTGCTGGAGCGCTCGGATCAATGGGTCAAGGAGCAGGAGCTGGACATCGTCAGCTCGATCTCGGACTTTTTGTCGGAGAAATTCGGCGAGCTGATCACCAAGTCGATGGAAGAGTTTTTGGTCATCAAGTACGGCCAGGACGAGACGCTGGACCGCATCGTGGAGCGCAAAATCGCCAGCAAGCTGGATGATGAGGCGATCCCGGTTTTCCACCTGAGCAACAACCTCGGCAACATGCACTTCCCGTCCTGGGGCTTCGTCTCGGTGCCGCTGAAAGCGCCGGCGATTTTGAAAGGGATCAAAAACTATCAGGATACCGCCATCAGCGGATCGCGCTTCACGGTCAAGGAGAGCGAGGTCAAAAACCGGATCTTCTGGCTGAATACCAAAAACGGCATTCCGCTGTTCGTTTACACGCCGCTGAAAGTGTACGAGGAAAGCTACGAGCGCACCATTTTGGATCGGGAGGGCATCGGACGCCACTTGGTGCAGACCGAGAAGAACAACTGGGCGTACCTGCCTTCGCCGATCCCGGAAAAGTCGTGGGGCGACACGTACCAAAACTCGCGGATCAAAGCGTACAACGCTGGCGTTCGCCGCCTGTTCGACCGGGCAATGGGCTACGGCAGCATTCGCGAAAAGGGCAGCGACAGCAAGACCAGCAGCCGGTATGAGTGCATCATCACGAAGCCGTTTGATCTGGCGTCTTATCTGGACGAGCGCGGGCTTGCAAAAGACAGCTCCAAGCTCAATCCGGGCGAAATCAAGCGCCTTTTGGCTGAGCTGAAAGGCTTCATGGAAAACGGCCTGGAGCGTGAGTACACCCGCGATATTTTCGGCAGCATCAACGAGGAAATGGCCAAGGAAAACCTGATTCGCTATCCGGAGCTGATCCGTCTGATGGAGGAAGAGGTACGCAAATACGAGGAAATCGAGCGTAAGATTGCCGAGCTCGAGCAGCTGGTCAGCGCGATGCAGGGGGAAGAGGAGCTGGTTACCCGTTTCATCGAGGCGCTGTACACCGGAACCATTTGCAAAAAAGGCGCCCTGTACGTCTACGACAAGGATGAAGAAGAAGAGGCGTGGGAGCCGTTCATCAACCTGATGAAGGTGACGAAGCATGTGGAATTCGCCCTCTTCGAGCAATTCCGGGCTCTCGACAACAAGCGGATGGCCGTGCTGAACCGCAAGGCGGCCAGAAGAAGCGATGCCATGACCTCCGCAGAGGATACGTCGGCTCTGGTCCAGAGCCTCGACGAGATCGCCGCCGCATTCCAGGGAGCCAAAAACGATCTGGAGTACGACCGCGACGAGTTTGTAAACGGGGAAGAGATGTACCGTTTTTACAAAAAAGTGTGGGCAAAAGTGAACGATATGCGAAAAACGCTTCAGTAA
- a CDS encoding VWA domain-containing protein encodes MIRFGVWCRYAVCAALLLISVVAGTHPGFAQTSASNMDAVLVVDVSNSMTQSDKNKVSNEAMKMFVDMTSIQKNKIGVISYTDKIEREKALLEVNSEQDKNDIKAFIDSLQKGAYTDISVGVTEAVKILDAGHDPANAPIIVLLADGNNYLNESAGGSQAQSDKRLQEAVKAAKSKGYPIYTIGLNADGQLNRTTLQQIAAETNGKFFETSTADKLPQILSEIFANHLKLKVVPIKSFTASGQIQEVPIAIPNANVMEANISIMSPKSVEVKLFDPAGKEVPIPSDQVRLSRSNAYTMIKLIKPQQGGWSLQVKGVPKEKIDINMIYNYDLQLQMEPVGKQSFQAGDVVPVKAALVTGGQKVSSLDLYKQMKGTLIVTDKTDQKTSEMPLTNTGSGFEGSFTVPASHAYELKVKAEDTSFYRETQPLLVDASASGAGTQAGQQPPAGANSDQKPFPWLLVAGSGAALLAVVAIVLYVLSVWRKANKGFAGQLAIEIVDEDTGDKSNPQYKKLSAFKGRVKLHQLLQLAPEFQETDKVIFLPGKNDTLILENRSTCRIEKAGRVLDMSHGKELKKNDRIKITLTSVNKSVFVDYIV; translated from the coding sequence ATGATACGATTTGGTGTGTGGTGTCGATACGCAGTGTGTGCAGCGCTGCTGTTGATCTCGGTCGTCGCTGGCACACATCCCGGATTTGCGCAAACCAGTGCAAGCAACATGGATGCGGTGCTGGTCGTGGACGTCAGCAACTCCATGACCCAAAGCGATAAAAACAAGGTAAGCAACGAAGCGATGAAAATGTTCGTGGACATGACGTCGATTCAGAAGAACAAGATCGGCGTGATTTCCTACACGGACAAGATCGAGCGGGAAAAAGCCTTGCTCGAGGTGAACTCGGAGCAGGACAAGAACGATATCAAAGCGTTTATCGACAGTCTGCAAAAGGGCGCCTACACGGACATTTCCGTCGGGGTCACCGAAGCCGTAAAAATTCTCGATGCCGGACATGATCCCGCCAATGCGCCGATCATCGTGCTTCTGGCAGACGGCAACAACTATCTGAACGAATCCGCGGGAGGCTCCCAAGCCCAGTCGGACAAGCGGCTGCAGGAAGCGGTCAAGGCCGCGAAGAGCAAAGGCTATCCGATCTATACGATCGGCCTCAATGCCGACGGGCAGCTAAACCGGACGACTCTTCAGCAAATCGCGGCGGAGACGAACGGAAAGTTCTTCGAGACGAGCACGGCGGACAAGCTGCCGCAGATCTTGAGCGAGATTTTTGCCAATCATCTCAAGCTGAAAGTCGTGCCGATCAAAAGCTTCACGGCGAGCGGGCAGATCCAGGAAGTGCCGATCGCGATCCCGAATGCCAACGTCATGGAGGCGAACATCTCGATCATGTCGCCCAAATCGGTGGAGGTGAAGCTGTTCGATCCGGCCGGGAAGGAAGTGCCGATCCCGTCCGACCAGGTCCGCCTCTCCCGGTCCAATGCGTATACGATGATCAAGCTGATCAAGCCGCAGCAGGGCGGCTGGTCGCTGCAAGTAAAAGGAGTCCCGAAGGAAAAGATCGACATCAACATGATCTACAACTACGATCTGCAGCTGCAGATGGAGCCGGTGGGCAAACAGTCGTTCCAGGCAGGCGATGTCGTACCGGTGAAAGCGGCGCTGGTGACGGGCGGGCAAAAAGTATCCAGCCTGGATCTGTACAAGCAAATGAAAGGGACCCTCATCGTCACGGACAAGACCGACCAGAAGACGAGCGAAATGCCGCTGACCAATACCGGCAGCGGATTTGAAGGAAGCTTTACGGTTCCGGCGAGCCATGCCTACGAGCTGAAAGTCAAAGCGGAGGATACCAGCTTTTATCGGGAGACGCAGCCTCTCCTCGTCGATGCCTCTGCATCGGGAGCAGGCACCCAGGCAGGGCAGCAGCCGCCTGCAGGGGCGAATTCCGACCAGAAGCCTTTCCCGTGGCTGTTGGTCGCGGGCTCCGGCGCAGCTCTCCTCGCGGTGGTCGCTATAGTCCTGTACGTACTCTCGGTTTGGCGCAAGGCCAACAAAGGCTTTGCGGGCCAATTGGCGATCGAGATCGTGGACGAGGACACCGGCGACAAATCCAATCCGCAGTACAAGAAACTGAGCGCCTTTAAAGGCAGGGTGAAGCTGCATCAATTGCTGCAGCTGGCGCCGGAGTTCCAGGAGACGGACAAGGTGATCTTCCTTCCGGGGAAAAACGATACATTGATTCTGGAGAACCGCTCCACGTGCCGGATCGAGAAGGCAGGCCGCGTGCTCGACATGAGCCATGGCAAGGAATTGAAGAAGAACGACCGCATCAAGATTACGCTGACCAGCGTCAACAAGTCCGTTTTTGTAGACTACATCGTCTAG
- a CDS encoding beta-mannanase — MMIKWEETTQLSIKDVVCQLQGNEYVINWHWGEEVPCVYVHRSRYEEPFDISRIDEYELKLYTREEYKAHKGLREKHEGIGRYTYRIFPCRLENGRPVLLVPAGESHIVHVRTGKAKIYYSFKRGRSWFRSYQPVQIRIFSELPIPKEALCYVKKEGAPPAHKDDGTQYPFIRDLEPGVNLLPEIEIRKTDVIRLFFTDGKKYGELYELIPE, encoded by the coding sequence ATGATGATCAAGTGGGAAGAGACAACCCAGCTCTCCATCAAGGATGTCGTCTGTCAGCTGCAAGGAAACGAATACGTAATCAACTGGCACTGGGGAGAAGAAGTCCCTTGTGTCTACGTCCATCGCTCCCGGTACGAGGAGCCGTTTGACATCAGCCGAATCGACGAGTACGAGCTCAAGCTGTACACCCGGGAAGAGTACAAGGCGCACAAGGGACTGCGGGAGAAGCACGAGGGGATCGGGCGGTACACCTATCGCATATTCCCGTGCCGCCTGGAAAACGGGCGGCCCGTCTTGCTTGTGCCAGCGGGCGAATCGCATATTGTCCACGTCCGTACGGGGAAGGCCAAGATCTATTATTCGTTCAAGCGGGGGCGCAGCTGGTTCCGTTCCTATCAGCCCGTTCAGATTCGCATCTTTTCCGAGCTGCCGATCCCCAAGGAAGCACTTTGCTACGTCAAAAAGGAAGGCGCTCCTCCCGCTCACAAGGATGACGGCACACAGTATCCTTTCATCCGGGATCTGGAACCGGGCGTCAACCTGCTGCCGGAAATCGAGATCAGGAAGACGGATGTCATCCGCCTCTTTTTTACCGATGGAAAAAAATACGGGGAATTGTACGAACTGATTCCCGAATAG